A part of Dreissena polymorpha isolate Duluth1 chromosome 13, UMN_Dpol_1.0, whole genome shotgun sequence genomic DNA contains:
- the LOC127856582 gene encoding secretin receptor-like, which yields MMFLHTLCFLWFLTTTGFAKEIRHGVVFLTPEEMHAEMLEMFDKCTEMANDTFHSNISGDPCPVIWDKVMCWPQTSAGTVASQKCPPYINMFKTYEWVTRECLPNGTWHDPRPERASDVGFTNYTACIGDVPSRDISVNISDPSHKVIALMTKYQGALRTMYNVGFGVSLVALLMALFVMSYFRKLRCPRNYIHLNLFVAFILRACTNIIRENTFVHNLGFEKDVVELPNGMVIFTEGLHWECRLFYTIYNYVLMASYAWVFVEALYIHMVIFIAVFTEKTKVVWYIVFGWTFPVPFVLAWAIARIYVNNQYCWNYNSKRLILITQVPIYIMIVVNFFFFINIVRLLLTKMNSVQQLNTNRYRTLAKSLVVLIVLFGVHFIIATLQADDIDPEGTVSFILLIIEMFFNSYQGLFIAVLLCFTNSEVRSEVKKSWSRINMRRSSAVSRTSFMNTRRSFSIATKTSEVSNMNSAHKRYMIGRKSSVTDIEQTVPFKNTLIGPCCSIECEAMDTDMGMASDSNLTSGEKSNGHLDFKPDEFELKINVVNIECTTRDGLSRNTTALNIQALKNGCTISSEKILNNNVKEPSHCSEMFDPSFNVDKNETQ from the exons GTGATCCGTGTCCGGTGATTTGGGACAAGGTGATGTGCTGGCCTCAGACTTCAGCGGGCACCGTGGCCAGTCAAAAGTGTCCGCCTTATATCAACATGTTCAAAACCTATG AATGGGTGACAAGGGAATGTCTTCCAAACGGTACCTGGCACGACCCGCGACCAGAGAGGGCGTCGGACGTTGGTTTCACAAACTATACTGCATGTATCGGGGACGTGCCAAGTCGCGACATCTCGGTCAATATTTCTGATCCATCACACAAAGTTATCGCTTTGATGACG aaATATCAAGGAGCGTTGAGGACCATGTACAACGTTGGGTTTGGCGTGTCACTCGTGGCCCTACTGATGGCGTTGTTTGTAATGTCCTACTTCAG GAAACTCCGCTGTCCCCGCAATTACATTCACCTGAACCTGTTTGTTGCGTTTATTCTACGCGCGTGCACGAACATCATCCGAGAGAACACGTTCGTTCACAATCTTGGGTTCGAGAAGGATGTGGTGGAGTTGCCCAACGGAATGGTCATTTTCACGGAAGGATTG CACTGGGAATGCAGGCTGTTTTATACAATCTACAACTACGTACTGATGGCCAGCTATGCCTGGGTGTTCGTTGAGGCACTCTATATACACATGGTCATCTTCATTGCTGTCTTCACAGAGAAAACCAAAGTCGTCTGGTACATCGTCTTTGGATGGA CATTTCCTGTACCCTTTGTGCTAGCTTGGGCCATAGCCAGAATCTATGTCAACAACCAATA TTGCTGGAATTACAACTCCAAACGACTGATCCTTATTACACAAGTTCCCATCTACATAATGATCGTC GTGAATTTCTTCTTCTTTATCAACATAGTACGCCTTCTGTTGACAAAAATGAACTCTGTTCAACAACTTAATACCAACAGATATAG GACGCTGGCCAAGAGCCTGGTGGTGCTGATAGTGCTGTTTGGAGTCCACTTCATCATCGCCACCCTGCAGGCAGACGACATCGACCCCGAGGGCACCGTCTCCTTTATCCTGCTGATCATCGAAATGTTCTTCAACTCATACCAGGGGCTGTTCATCGCTGTTCTCCTCTGCTTCACCAATTCTGAG GTTCGTTCTGAGGTAAAGAAGTCTTGGAGTAGGATAAACATGCGACGGTCAAGTGCCGTGTCCCGCACGAGTTTTATGAATACCCGCAGGTCATTCAGTATAGCAACGAAAACATCGGAAGTCAGTAATATGAATTCTGCGCATAAACGTTACATGATAGGGAGGAAATCATCTGTAACAGACATTGAGCAAACCGTGCCATTTAAAAACACTCTCATTGGACCTTGTTGCAGCATCGAATGCGAAGCTATGGATACTGACATGGGTATGGCCTCAGATAGCAACCTGACCTCCGGCGAAAAATCAAACGGTCATTTGGACTTTAAGCCGGACGAGTTTGAACTTAAAATTAATGTGGTGAACATTGAGTGTACAACTCGCGATGGTTTGAGTCGAAACACGACAGCGTTAAACATTCAGGCGTTGAAGAATGGTTGTACTATTAGCAGCGAAAAGATTCTAAACAATAACGTGAAAGAGCCTTCCCATTGTTCAGAAATGTTCGATCCATCGTTTAATGTGGACAAAAATGAGACTCAGTAA